In Trichoderma atroviride chromosome 2, complete sequence, one DNA window encodes the following:
- a CDS encoding uncharacterized protein (EggNog:ENOG41~TransMembrane:12 (i135-160o172-191i203-224o236-253i260-279o291-316i366-393o399-425i446-467o473-494i506-528o540-561i)) has product MAVIPSENSSTSTLEGGDVIDVDKEQPNQLEPISRVSQPAPVRRTSTARRSLSNPDKEVFDPNLDVNLPYGTLNDDANLDEYRVETRTGTIPGPLEPPSVAQASGGKGGEKHYKLVTFTEDDPANPKNWSKAYKWYCTMVVALTCFVVAFCSSVITADLIGVSKTFDVSLEVSFLTITVFVIGFGVGPMAFAPLSEIFGRQVIYASTLLIAVIFTIPCAVSKNIGTLIVCRAIDGIAFSAPMTLVGGTLADLWRNEERGVPMAAFSAAPFIGPAIGPLVGGFLSDAAGWRWLYWIQLILSGAVYVLITFTVPETYAPTILARRAKKLRKETGDESYVTEQDIDEKTMGERIKVFMIRPFQLLFRELIVLLISLYMSVLYGLLYMFFVAFPIVYQEGKGYTAGITGLMFIPLALGVVMSAFLSPLVNKHYLKMCAKYNGKPPAEIRLIPMMFSCWFIPIGMFIFAWTSYTDLDWVGPAFGGWPVGFGFIFLYNSANNYLVDSYQHQAASALAAKTCIRSFWGAGCVLFTEQMYHRLGDQWASSLLAFIGLACCGIPFFFWFFGAKIRAHSKYAYGGDDEMENPEQPNDLEKSRTNNGAGRGDDLDLARARSYVSNP; this is encoded by the exons ATGGCAGTAATACCTTCAGAAAACTCCTCGACTTCCACCTTGGAGGGAGGAGACGTCATAGATGTCGATAAGGAACAACCCAATCAGCTTGAGCCCATCAGCCGGGTCTCTCAGCCAGCCCCTGTACGAAGGACATCAACCGCTCGCAGGTCGCTGAGCAACCCCGACAAGGAAGTCTTCGACCCCAATCTGGACGTCAACCTCCCATATGGCACTCTCAACGACGATGCCAATCTTGACGAATACCGCGTGGAGACCCGCACGGGAACCATCCCAGGGCCGCTTGAGCCTCCTTCAGTTGCTCAAGCTTCCGGCGGCAAAGGTGGCGAGAAGCATTACAAGCTCGTGACATTCACCGAAGATGACCCCGCGAACCCCAAGAACTGGTCCAAGGCATACAAGTGGTACTGCACCATGGTCGTCGCCCTTACGTGTTTCGTTGTGGCCTTCTGTTCTTCAGTCATCACGGCGGATCTCATTGGAGTGAGCAAGACCTTTGATGTCAGCTTGGAGGTTTCTTTCCTCACCATTACGGTGTTTGTTATTGGTTTTGGCGTGGGACCCATGGCTTTTGCTCCCCTGTCTGAAATCTTTGGACGACAAGTCATCTA TGCCTCGACACTCCTGATTGCAGTCATCTTCACCATTCCCTGCGCTGTTTCCAAAAATATTGGAACCTTGATTGTCTGCCGAGCCATCGACGGTATCGCGTTTTCTGCTCCCATGACCCTGGTCGGAGGCACACTTGCAGATTTGTGGAGGAACGAGGAACGTGGTGTTCCCATGGCCGCCTTTTCCGCCGCTCCCTTTATTGGACCTGCTA TTGGCCCTCTTGTCGGTGGATTCCtctctgatgctgctggctggcgctggctgtACTGGATCCAGCTGATCCTTTCCGGTGCCGTCTACGTTCTCATCACCTTTACCGTCCCCGAGACATACGCACCCACCATTCTTGCTCGCCGCGCCAAGAAGCTTCGCAAGGAGACTGGTGATGAGAGCTATGTTACCGAGCAAGACATTGATGAGAAGACCATGGGCGAGCGAATCAAGGTCTTCATGATCCGACCCTTCCAGCTGCTTTTCAGAGAACTCATTGTGCTTCTTATTTCGCTGTACATGAGTGTCCTCTACGGTCTTCTTTACATGTTCTTCGTCGCCTTCCCTATTGTGTACCAAGAGGGCAAAGGCTATACTGCTGGTATCACCGGTCTCATGTTTATTCCTCTGGCTCTCGGCGTTGTCATGTCTGCATTCCTCTCCCCGCTGGTCAACAAGCACTACCTCAAGATGTGTGCCAAGTACAACGGCAAGCCTCCCGCGGAGATTCGTCTGATCCCCATGATGTTCTCTTGTTGGTTCATCCCCATTGGAATGTTCATCTTTGCGTGGACTTCGTACACGGATCTTGACTGGGTTGGACCCGCTTTCGGTGGTTGGCCCGTCGGCTttggcttcatcttcctctacAACTCTGCAAATAACTACCTGGTTGACTCGTACCAGCACCAAGCCGCCTCCGCTCTGGCCGCCAAGACATGCATTCGAAGTTTCTGGGGTGCCGGCTGTGTTCTGTTCACTGAGCAAATGTACCACCGACTCGGCGACCAGTGGGCTTCTTCACTCCTGGCATTCATCGGTCTGGCTTGCTGCGGgattcccttcttcttctggttcTTTGGCGCCAAGATTCGTGCTCACAGCAAGTATGCCtatggcggcgacgacgagatggagaaCCCAGAGCAGCCTAATGATCTCGAAAAGTCCCGAACCAACAATGGCGCCGGTCGTGGAGACGATCTCGACTTGGCCAGGGCGAGGAGCTACGTCAGCAACCCTTAG
- a CDS encoding uncharacterized protein (EggNog:ENOG41~TransMembrane:1 (n10-21c26/27o534-555i)~SECRETED:SignalP(1-26)) produces MKVTMSLKSLLFATLFYTLFSHVASSALTVRNLPGKSSDETISEVRRRLASVKRNDTDVLFDNSTSFSLDFDGVTIFKYPFDSSDSTISITCTKCYFTGQASAKVTSKGSINVTSTMDQVEDSFKSVLDNIKAYVENATDTFVDEFGNSTSLSKALQDVEDLPPPDIDFNLNLTFPEYHVDVNLTDVEIYMQIDTVLANGITYTFNIYQSKTLAGVALGNGLLLGAVFSVDLIFSANAQIDIQSGFHIHFDNVRTQIELFGKAASGLDFDGGKFAFLPVTIQSGGVVLEAVLRLEARIGISLHDFTSSNKHLDIGAGVEARIYANIAEFVTNITLGEVDSLKKRDDNSDNCRLSIAQAYTFGIGAGAGASLVLLGNTWGPTPETEIPIFYTTLAQVCAVTSKTGTGTISATTTNAIAKRSVTSTVTTETQSAIVCASPGLINCPASLQSLTRNVITRTLTSSVASGSPVVWSASPTSTFQRVDFPADAVTMTSSSGTPKSYTPPPPPPTTTASSPNGSGASSGEKSGKHRVSNAVIIGVSVGLGVPVLLAAIAAIM; encoded by the exons ATGAAAGTCACCATGTCGTTGAAATCTTTACTTTTCGCTACTCTCTTCTACACGCTGTTTTCGCATGTTGCGTCTTCAGCTCTCACCGTGAGGAACCTGCCCGGAAAGTCTTCTGATGAGACCATCTCCGAGGTTCGAAGACGGCTGGCCAGTGTAAAGAGAAACGACACAGACGTCTTGTTCGACAATTCGacctctttttctctggATTTCGATGGCGTGACGATTTTCAAGTA CCCATTCGACTCAAGCGACtcaaccatctccatcacatGCACAAAATGCTACTTCACCGGCCAAGCCAGCGCAAAGGTCACTTCCAAAGGCTCAATCAACGTCACCTCCACCATGGACCAGGTAGAAGACAGCTTCAAAAGCGTCCTCGACAACATCAAAGCCTATGTCGAAAACGCCACGGACACCTTTGTGGACGAATTTGGAAACAGCACAAGTCTTTCTAAAGCGCTGCAAGACGTTGAAGACCTTCCCCCACCAGACATCGACTTCAATCTCAACCTGACGTTTCCAGAGTACCACGTGGACGTGAACCTCACAGACGTGGAGATATACATGCAGATTGACACCGTTCTGGCAAACGGCATCACGTACACGTTCAACATCTACCAGTCCAAGACCCTGGCCGGCGTAGCACTCGGAAacgggctgctgctgggtgcCGTCTTCTCAGTCGatctcatcttcagcgcAAACGCTCAGATCGATATCCAGAGCGGCTTCCACATTCACTTTGACAATGTCCGAACTCAGATTGAACTCTTTGGCAAAGCAGCCTCAGGGCTAGACTT TGACGGCGGCAAGTTTGCATTCCTCCCCGTGACAATCCAAAGCGGCGGCGTCGTTCTCGAAGCTGTCCTCCGCCTCGAAGCCCGCATCGGCATCTCCCTGCACGATTTCACCTCGTCAAACAAGCATCTCGACATCGGCGCAGGCGTGGAAGCCCGCATCTACGCCAACATTGCCGAGTTCGTCACCAACATCACCCTAGGAGAAGTTGACTCCctcaagaagagagacgaTAACAGCGACAATTGTCGACTGAGCATCGCTCAGGCCTACACCTTTGgcatcggcgccggcgccggcgcctcGCTCGTCCTCTTGGGCAACACATGGGGTCCCACGCCCGAAACCGAGATCCCCATCTTCTACACCACTCTGGCGCAGGTCTGCGCAGTGACGAGCAAGACCGGCACAGGCACAATCTCTGCCACGACGACGAATGCTATTGCGAAGCGCTCCGTGACCAGCACAGTCACCACAGAGACCCAGAGCGCAATCGTCTGCGCCTCGCCCGGCCTGATCAACTGCCCAGCCTCGCTGCAAAGCCTGACCAGGAACGTAATCACAAGAACCCTCACGTCAAGTGTCGCGTCTGGCTCGCCTGTTGTTTGGTCCGCAAGCCCAACATCCACTTTCCAGAGAGTCGATTTCCCAGCCGATGCcgtgacgatgacgagctCATCCGGAACGCCAAAATCGTACACTCCccctccaccgccgccaaccaCCACCGCTTCATCACCAAATGGCTCAGGCGCATCATCAGGAGAAAAGTCTGGAAAGCACCGCGTGAgcaacgccgtcatcatcggcgtCAGCGTTGGTCTCGGCGTGCCAGTCCTCCTTGCAGCCATCGCAGCAATCATGTAA
- a CDS encoding uncharacterized protein (EggNog:ENOG41~TransMembrane:6 (o29-51i347-365o377-396i459-483o495-515i536-559o)): MIIFNSNCTIPRGVVPFVAAPYIRGTLDIIWGCCSILLICTWSILHMNLPLQSTLSPNSRKQKYRRASLRLLTKAKWMLLNILAPEWPLGKAWSDSMSVKLVKDRFEKLRKEDKVPWSTTHIYFANMGGFGIKFSPANADSNTESVLTTDATPQVLPNSTPPLKRSACASESPVLPPTRQSSVTHDGVALHDQTPGIVERIPTDTYPLEPIEISNGTDRGRDQGRDQFDYIRGKLDGLLRRDKLSTDVLQRAMPRQIGEVDWHVDERNRDTAAQALDILEWNQFRDPWEQTRFLISWDNWFYNLRALQGDLWILDANQLLLAREIGIIDRLPAVTEDDLGDRNKGDAFVKMVALVQIGWFLFNLITRLYQRLPTSQLEIMTLSFAICSGITYMLLIHKPKDVSYTITMPASRYPEASELIRLALLGPFTMGPLRRTVWIPNNAVHIDHRGKLSTRASRANLLSASAFALVVFGCTHCIAWNFAFPTEAEQMLWRVSSILTASAIPTLSAVNYLVARLINTLRPNSEGIRARIPCELWVQWILGGGIGVAFLAARAFIIFEVFRCLAFQQPETFLTSWPANIPHVS, encoded by the coding sequence ATGATTATATTCAACAGCAACTGTACGATTCCCCGTGGCGTTGTACCTTTTGTTGCCGCTCCATATATTCGAGGAACTCTCGATATTATATGGGGTTGTTGCAGCATCCTGCTGATCTGCACATGGTCGATTCTACACATGAACTTGCCTTTACAGTCCACTTTAAGCCCAAACAGCAGGAAGCAAAAATACCGGCGCGCTTCACTCAGACTCTTGACCAAAGCAAAATGGATGCTTCTTAACATTCTCGCTCCAGAGTGGCCGCTGGGCAAAGCTTGGAGCGACAGCATGTCTGTGAAACTTGTCAAAGACAGGTTTGAAAAGTtgagaaaagaggacaaaGTTCCGTGGAGTACCACGCACATCTACTTTGCCAACATGGGAGGTTTCGGCATCAAATTTTCCCCTGCAAACGCCGACTCAAATACGGAATCGGTTTTGACGACGGATGCCACTCCACAGGTCCTACCAAACAGTACCCCCCCTCTCAAGCGGTCTGCATGTGCTTCAGAGTCTCCGGTATTGCCCCCTACTAGACAATCGTCGGTTACACATGATGGAGTAGCTCTTCATGATCAAACCCCGGGAATTGTAGAACGCATTCCTACGGATACATACCCTTTAGAGCCTATTGAGATATCTAATGGGACGGACCGAGGCCGCGATCAAGGCCGTGACCAGTTCGACTATATCCGAGGAAAGCTAGATGGGCTATTGAGACGCGACAAATTATCTACCGACGTGCTACAGAGGGCCATGCCACGCCAAATCGGCGAGGTCGACTGGCATGTGGACGAAAGAAATAGGGACACGGCTGCTCAAGCCTTGGACATTCTTGAGTGGAATCAATTTCGAGACCCATGGGAGCAGACAAGATTTCTCATCTCATGGGACAACTGGTTTTACAATCTGCGCGCGCTGCAGGGCGACCTCTGGATCTTGGACGCCAATCAGCTACTCTTGGCCCGGGAAATTGGCATTATCGACAGACTTCCGGCTGTGACTGAAGACGATCTGGGCGACCGCAACAAGGGCGACGCGTTCGTGAAGATGGTAGCGCTGGTTCAGATCGGCTGGTTtctcttcaatctcatcacACGCCTGTATCAACGCCTTCCCACATCACAACTCGAAATCATGACACTTTCCTTTGCCATCTGCTCCGGCATCACATACATGCTGCTGATCCATAAGCCAAAAGACGTCAGCTACACAATTACCATGCCCGCCTCACGCTATCCCGAAGCTTCTGAGCTGATCCGTCTGGCCTTGTTAGGTCCATTCACGATGGGGCCACTCAGGCGCACCGTCTGGATTCCAAACAACGCCGTACACATTGACCACCGTGGCAAGTTGTCAACGAGAGCAAGCCGCGCAAATCTACTCTCTGCTTCAGCATTTGCCCTAGTCGTGTTTGGGTGCACCCATTGCATAGCCTGGAACTTTGCATTCCCCACCGAAGCCGAGCAGATGTTGTGGAGAGTCAGCTCCATCCTCACTGCATCCGCCATCCCAACTCTGTCTGCGGTCAATTATCTGGTAGCTAGATTAATAAATACATTGAGGCCAAATTCAGAAGGGATCAGGGCCAGGATTCCTTGTGAACTATGGGTTCAATGGATCTTGGGTGGTGGAATTGGGGTAGCTTTCCTAGCCGCACGGGCTTTCATCATATTTGAAGTCTTTCGGTGTTTAgctttccagcagccagagacATTTCTGACAAGCTGGCCAGCCAATATCCCTCATGTCAGCTAG
- a CDS encoding uncharacterized protein (CAZy:GH89~SECRETED:SignalP(1-19)), producing the protein MRASKTCVWLLSAIGAVATSSTSSTAGVESLVKRRLPNHAKSFEFALESPSHGSTLTNDSYTVSSIRDGKIRIEGTTTSALLSGLHKYLSSEANVDIWWYIGSQLDQAPRNLPKLKSPLTGTSVVPYRYHWNTVTTSYTSAFWTWEDWETQLDWMALRGVNLALAWIGVEKIFIDVFTDIGLNDEEISSFISGPAFLAWNHFGNIQGSWNGNMPGNWVDDQFALQLQILDRMKELGITPILPAFPGFVPRNISRVFPGISLSTSPLWENFAEDLSADTYVNPFDPHFTQLQKLFIGKQQELYGNVTKFWTLDQFNENQPLSSDLGYLRNVSQNTWTALKSASPDAIWVMQAWLFSADSSFWTNDAIEAFLGGITEDSDMLLLDLFAESAPQWLRTNSFYGKPWIWCELHDYGGNMGLYGQIENVTINAMQAVRNSSSLVGFGLTMEGQEGNEIMYDLLLDQAWSPKLIDTETYFHDWVSARYGTENVKSLYTGWELLRPTVFNNTNLTVNAVPKSILELTPNINGLLGRVGRHGTTINYDPAVMVDAWTELFKAGLEDVKLFGNPAYQYDLVDWTRQVLVNSFDGLYKDLVTAYNSSANAAEIRSRGSKLTALLKTLDAVLATNENFQLATWIAAARASNPSNTSFLEYNARNQVTLWGPTGQIEDYASKQWAGLVGDYYLGRWQQFIDYLATTKHSSYNQTAFYHKLQAWEIQWGNQISGKTSKAASTGANEVQAVLQTTLKTWGSLFKL; encoded by the exons ATGCGTGCCTCGAAAACTTGTGTCTGGCTGCTCTCGGCCATTGGCGCCGttgccaccagcagcacctcGTCAACGGCCGGAGTCGAGTCTCTTGTCAAGCGCCGTCTCCCAAACCATGCAAAGTCCTTTGAGTTTGCGCTTGAGTCGCCATCACACGGATCTACTTTGACCAATGATAGCTACACGGTTTCCTCAATCAGGGATGGAAAGATTCGAATTGAGGGCACTACAACGAGTGCCTTGCTGTCAGG CCTCCACAAGTATCTGTCCAGCGAGGCAAATGTTGATATCTGGTGGTACATCGGAAGCCAGCTAGATCAAGCTCCAAGGAACCTTCCAAAGCTCAAGTCTCCTCTTACAGGTACCAGTGTAGTTCCCTACCGCTATCACTGGAATACAG TCACGACTTCTTATACGAGCGCTTTCTGGACATGGGAGGACTGGGAGACACAGCTGGACTGGATGGCGCTTCGCGGAGTAAATCTGGCCCTCGCCTGGATCGGTGTCGAGAAGATCTTCATTGACGTCTTCACCGACATTGGCCTCAACGATGAGGAGATCAGCTCCTTCATCAGCGGACCTGCTTTCCTTGCCTGGAACCACTTTGGCAATATCCAGGGATCTTGGAACGGCAACATGCCTGGCAATTGGGTTGACGATCAATTCGCCCTGCAGCTCCAGATCTTGGATCGTATGAAGGAACTCGGCATCACGCCCATTCTGCCAGCTTTCCCAGGATTCGTGCCGCGCAACATCTCTCGCGTGTTTCCGGGCATTTCTCTGTCCACGAGTCCTCTCTGGGAAAACTTTGCAGAGGACTTGAGCGCTGATACATATGTCAACCCATTCGATCCGCACTTTACTCAGCTGCAAAAGTTATTCATTggcaagcagcaagagctcTACGGCAATGTCACAAAGTTCTGGACCCTCGATCAGTTCAACGAAAACCAGCCGCTCTCCAGCGACCTGGGCTACCTTCGAAACGTCAGTCAAAACACCTGGACTGCCCTCAAATCTGCCTCGCCAGACGCAATCTGGGTGATGCAGGCCTGGCTGTTTTCCGCAGACAGTTCATTCTGGACAAATGATGCAATTGAGGCTTTCTTGGGTGGCATCACGGAGGATTCAGACATGCTGCTTCTCGACTTGTTTGCTGAATCGGCTCCGCAATGGCTCCGCACCAACTCCTTCTACGGCAAGCCTTGGATCTGGTGCGAGCTTCACGACTATGGTGGCAACATGGGCTTGTACGGCCAAATTGAGAATGTGACCATCAACGCCATGCAGGCGGTGCGAAACTCGAGCTCTCTGGTCGGATTTGGTCTGACCATGGAAGGCCAGGAGGGCAATGAGATCATGTACGACCTGCTATTGGACCAAGCTTGGAGCCCCAAGCTCATTGACACTGAGACTTACTTCCATGACTGGGTCTCAGCCCGATATGGAACCGAAAATGTCAAGAGTTTGTACACCGGGTGGGAGCTTCTCCGCCCTACCGTTTTCAACAATACAAACTTGACAGTCAATGCTGTCCCCAAGTCGATACTGGAGCTGACTCCCAATATCAACGGTCTCTTGGGCCGCGTTGGCCGTCATGGCACCACCATCAACTACGATCCGGCCGTCATGGTGGATGCCTGGACAGAGCTCTTCAAAGCCGGCCTGGAAGATGTGAAGCTATTCGGCAACCCAGCGTACCAGTACGATCTTGTTGACTGGACGCGCCAAGTCCTCGTCAACAGTTTCGATGGCCTCTACAAGGATCTTGTTACGGCATACAATAGCTCCGCCAACGCCGCTGAGATTAGATCTCGCGGATCCAAGCTCACTGCTCTGTTAAAGACTCTTGACGCTGTTCTCGCAACGAATGAAAACTTCCAACTCGCCACCTGGATCGCCGCAGCTCGCGCAAGCAACCCGTCCAACACCAGCTTCCTCGAGTACAACGCTCGCAATCAAGTCACTCTGTGGGGACCTACTGGGCAGATTGAAGATTATGCGTCCAAGCAGTGGGCTGGACTGGTCGGAGACTATTACCTCGGACGATGGCAACAGTTCATCGACTACCTTGCAACGACAAAGCACTCGAGCTACAACCAGACTGCCTTTTACCATAAGTTGCAGGCTTGGGAGATTCAGTGGGGGAATCAGATCTCTGGCAAGACTTCCAAGGCTGCGAGTACAGGGGCCAACGAGGTTCAGGCTGTTTTACAGACAACTCTCAAGACCTGGGGTAGtctttttaagctttag
- a CDS encoding uncharacterized protein (EggNog:ENOG41): MPAQTKWLKAHATPAGETAQGENYYSDDVDCLIDYLEGNITAEEAALSITQVLLDEVNPPTQLYRFMGLLCEALVESKHDREKLLELLAAIKRIPPEEINWPALPGLLPLWSDLYRLHTRGPNGWEVIGEPLPDNKKAELRRRYEEIGTVEATLYVRGLGGVTENWVYELLNLASLRRPGLDVVIGEIHSWLTVAGTKLVKDLDPDEVRNWPRPVLGGQPGQRLSVEATMAQHWEAWRRSLLQISEERDFLTDEARRLARECHAMMQRPIQAQNGQ, from the coding sequence ATGCCGGCTCAGACGAAATGGCTAAAGGCTCATGCCACGCCAGCTGGAGAAACCGCACAGGGCGAAAACTATTACTCAGACGACGTGGATTGTCTCATCGACTACCTTGAGGGAAATATTACGGCTGAGGAGGCTGCGCTATCTATAACCCAGGTTTTACTCGACGAGGTCAACCCACCTACTCAACTATACCGGTTTATGGGACTACTTTGCGAAGCCCTGGTGGAATCAAAACACGACAGGGAAAAGCTGTTGGAGCTCCTCGCAGCCATCAAGAGAATTCCGCCGGAAGAAATCAACTGGCCTGCCCTACCAGGACTCCTTCCCCTGTGGAGCGACTTATACCGACTCCATACCCGCGGCCCTAATGGCTGGGAGGTAATAGGAGAGCCGCTACCCGACAACAAGAAAGCTGAGCTGCGCCGCCGTTATGAAGAGATTGGTACGGTCGAGGCCACGCTATACGTTCGAGGACTCGGCGGCGTTACGGAGAATTGGGTGTACGAGCTGTTGAACTTGGCCAGTCTGAGGCGTCCAGGCCTCGATGTTGTCATTGGCGAGATACACTCATGGCTGACTGTTGCGGGGACAAAGTTGGTAAAAGACTTGGATCCAGACGAAGTGAGGAACTGGCCTAGGCCGGTGCTCGGTGGACAGCCTGGACAGCGGCTTTCGGTTGAGGCGACAATGGCACAGCATTGGGAGGCGTGGAGACGCTCTTTGCTGCAGATTAGCGAGGAGAGGGACTTTTTGACTGATGAGGCGAGGCGGCTTGCAAGGGAGTGCCATGCGATGATGCAAAGGCCTATACAGGCACAAAATGGGCAATAG
- a CDS encoding uncharacterized protein (EggNog:ENOG41~MEROPS:MER0033198~SECRETED:SignalP(1-20)): MLSICYMLAILGTMAFTGLAAAPPLAIIPKVPVTYQGIHRNGVEAFLNVPYGQDTGDYWRFKPPRPHIPVPGSMVKADSYGPACPQPLGSWMVPLSLTNITAISEDCLNLNIVRPRATEANASLPVMVYIHGGSFWAGSNSEITTSPDGLVLESVKNKLPVIHVSMNYRLGVFGFAQTSALRETGSENAGLRDQRLAMEWVRENIAYFGGNPEKVTIFGQSSGGLSVGAHILSYGGTKPVPFQQAICQSQAMEPGITANYTLNATKAVVDFLGCNTTDLHSVETLSCLRDHEMQAVLDASIATHRPDVNIGHNWLPVVDGDYLPDYPSTLIHKKQFARDLVIMMGWCRDDVTLFTNTNISTANDTRDFIADYLPGLSDDHLQTLLELYSVKNFHANNNLSGEFYRAARIFRDIIMTCQPYYFANFLKFNRNQIYLYEWNQTILDPILEHLGHPAGLGPVHTSEFAYIFGNLSHYNVSGLPFNPSPADHELQVRASRSWSTFASVGRPGLPYYDTFQGWAPAFEREGQVKVFIAGGPNEGTSYIEGPQANPVFAGERLRQRCEYWDNSVVKELQW; this comes from the exons ATGCTGTCGATATGTTATATGCTTGCCATACTCGGCACAATGGCCTTCACGGGCCTTGCCGCTGCACCTCCTTTGGCAATCATCCCTAAAGTACCTGTCACCTATCAGGGCATTCATCGCAATGGGGTAGAGGCCTTCTTGAATGTTCCGTATGGGCAAGACACTGGTGATTATTGGCGGTTCAAACCTCCTCGACCCCATATACCTGTCCCTGGAAGTATGGTCAAGGCGGACTCATATGGCCCTGCTTGTCCCCAGCCTCTGGGAAGCTGGATGGtgcccttgtccttgacaaATATTACCGCTATTTCAGAAGATTGTTTAAACTTGAACATTGTTCGGCCACGAGCGACAGAGGCCAATGCTTCTCTGCCTGTCATGGTATATATCCATGGCGGCAGCTTCTGGGCTGGCTCCAATAGCGAGATTACAACTTCTCCAGATGGCCTGGTTCTCGAATCGGTCAAGAACAAGCTTCCAGTCATTCATGTCAGCATGAACTACCGCCTTGGGG TCTTTGGATTCGCGCAGACCTCAGCACTCAGGGAGACTGGCTCTGAAAACGCCGGCTTGAGAGACCAACGCCTAGCCATGGAATGGGTTCGAGAAAATATCGCATATTTTGGTGGAAACCCTGAGAAAGTCACCATCTTTGGGCAGTCTTCTGGAG GTCTTTCGGTGGGCGCTCACATCTTATCCTACGGCGGCACGAAACCTGTTCCCTTCCAACAAGCCATCTGCCAGAGCCAGGCAATGGAGCCCGGAATCACAGCTAATTACACATTGAATGCCACAAAGGCCGTCGTCGACTTTCTTGGGTGTAATACAACGGATTTACACTCGGTCGAAACCCTTTCATGTCTTCGAGATCACGAAATGCAAGCTGTACTTGATGCTTCGATCGCAACCCATCGACCAGATGTTAATATTGGCCATAATTGGCTTCCAGTAGTAGATGGGGACTACTTACCGGATTATCCTTCAACGCTTATTCACAAAAAGCAATTTGCTCGAGATCTCGTCATCATGATGGGCTGGTGCCGCGACGATGTTACGCTTTTTACCAACACGAACATCTCCACCGCCAATGATACTCGAGACTTTATCGCTGATTATCTACCCGGTTTATCAGACGATCATCTGCAGACTCTTCTTGAGCTTTATTCCGTGAAGAATTTTCATGCAAACAATAACCTTTCGGGAGAATTTTATCGCGCTGCCAGGATATTTCGAGATATCATCATGACATGCCAGCCATATTACTTTGCCAACTTTCTCAAATTTAATAGAAATCAGATCTATTTGTACGAATGGAATCAGACTATTTTGGATCCCATCCTGGAGCATCTCGGCCACCCAGCCGGCCTGGGCCCCGTCCACACGTCCGAGTTCGCCTACATCTTTGGAAACCTCTCCCACTACAACGTCAGTGGGCTGCCATTTAATCCATCACCTGCTGACCACGAGCTCCAAGTCAGAGCTTCAAGGTCCTGGTCGACTTTTGCCAGCGTCGGGAGACCAGGTCTGCCGTACTATGACACTTTTCAGGGGTGGGCTCCGGCCTTTGAGCGGGAAGGACAGGTCAAGGTATTTATTGCTGGAGGACCAAATGAGGGTACTTCATACATAGAAGGGCCACAAGCCAATCCAGTGTTTGCAGGGGAGAGGTTGAGACAGCGATGCGAGTATTGGGATAATAGCGTAGTCAAGGAGCTTCAATGGTAG